A genomic region of Thunnus albacares chromosome 4, fThuAlb1.1, whole genome shotgun sequence contains the following coding sequences:
- the nol8 gene encoding nucleolar protein 8 isoform X1, with product MRRLYVGGLSHSITQKDLKDRFGKFGVVEDVELRTRKDDEGVPYKTFGYININISDADLKKCMTVLNKSKWKGGTLQIETAKESFLHRLAEERQEAEEQRLQQPAAEDKRQKMLDSLSKAGVHDFTMKAAVPGTEIPGHKDWVVSKFGRVLPVLQLSCRKGSKARTLKYDPSKYSHNIRRLNPPTEDEPTPVAQLTWEVPGGDDDISKKRRGEFPPYQPPRPKKSRTDVVISRNAVGRIGFEKIESVNNTEAHRVTNGFELPTYHRLAQRRGALVADSDDDSDEEIRRLVAVQQSSHGALWQEAEEDNLEVVGHDYLVKSGLSGQQQKGRPDDKDEEDYDSADTDELFASRKPPPQEKLTQLAAEDISGNNTDRKRKTKKKNKAGEQEEEEEKYDSSDAEEHLPSRKPSSSQHREDSGKQGSSSENQSKKMTVLPVVKPPSSESDSDEEDDDESDDDEDDEELESADSDSDLDYEAMFSNVTRLEISLADLQKLAEASQETSDTTSPSMLSAQETNLTSDPAERPAPKKGTMPEEILAAIMEEDSSEDERKKKKKKRKDVTATLLPAFQGTRALNEGSETDECQKRQKEEEEEGSAVKKQKLDSEASQLNHKATDSKTSRTLSGQKHTETDKMMSQSSEEDEEEEEEEEEKREELVKSMGTPKVLKKAPTKVPVNAEKAETGSSSSSDDEEEEDDEDEEEEEKIKASQSVLTAKAAAKASPSSSSSSSEEDEDEQEIPSAKDAVKAAPPPAADSESSSSEEEDEEEDEEEKVPAPPRVVLGAKEEEERQRKANMRRLAAVQQRQKEAEEHKKLIQGALANLDTPAAGAGKHIVFGSDDDDDDDDDEDDDEDKQQTPSEVTTSKKTLFQDSQSEDESTDDEAAANENGPTKEKVRLKPSGPQLFGNSEDEEDGDEEEDDSRFDIRPQFEGRAGQKLMELQSRFGTDDRFRMDSRFLEEDEDKEEESERKTSVTEEDEALEEERKKNLSILQSVLGSSQQTCSSKTTVKAKTFRDVSALHYDPSREEHAAFETKTDETKKESKSARRKKREEAQKLPDVSKEIFYDVSGDLKALFGQTKDDVAGGEEKTSWDQEEEEEEVDQGGKEEEQIPLSSLLSADTSAKTEESSGFKFSFFGDDTETGSTETAAAAEYKVESIQAPKVSWQQDPRLQDSSSEEEEEEEEEEHEEKISTVAKTTEEETPSKKELLFFFYPEDSRLTEGPRLFCRSSQLEEQREQWEEMRSALRQEYRKKHKDARRKLKSSHRS from the exons ATGCGGCGACTGTACGTCGGCGGGTTGAGCCACTCGATCACCCAGAAGGATCTGAAGGATCGATTTGGAAAGTTTGGAGTTGTGGAAGATGTGGAGCTCCGGACCAGGAAGGACGATGAAG GGGTTCCTTACAAAACATTCGGCTACATTAACATCAACATTTCAGACGCAGACCTGAAGAAAT GTATGACGGTGCTGAACAAATCGAAATGGAAAGGAGGAACTCTGCAGATTGAAACAGCCAAGGAGAGTTTCCTGCACAG ACTTGCTGAGGAGCGGCAGGAGGCGGAAGAACAGCGTCTCCAGCAGCCCGCAGCTGAGGACAAGAGACAGAAGATGCTGGACTCCCTGAGCAAAGCTGGTGTACACGACTTCACCATGAAGGCTGCGGTGCCGGGAACCGAAATACCAGGACATAAG GACTGGGTGGTCAGTAAATTCGGACGAGTCCTCCCCGTCCTGCAGCTCAGTTGTCGGAAAGGCAGCAAAGCTCGAACCCTGAAGTACGACCCGTCCAAGTACAGCCACAACATCCGCAGGCTGAATCCGCCCACCGAGGACGAGCCCACACCTGTCGCCCAGCTCACCTGGGAGGTACCGGGAGGAGATGATGACATCAGCAAGAAGAGGCGGGGCGAGTTCCCCCCATATCAGCCACCGAGACCCAAGAAGAGTCGGACAGACGTGGTCATCTCCCGTAATGCTGTCGGCAGAATCGG ATTCGAGAAGATTGAATCTGTCAACAACACCGAGGCTCATCGGGTCACCAACGGATTTGAACTACCAACCTACCACAGACTGGCTCAGAGGAGAGGGGCACTCGTAGCTGACAGTGACGACGATTCAGACGAGGAAATCCGCAGGCTGGTGGCGGTTCAGCAGAGCTCCCATGGTGCACTGTGGCAGGAAGCGGAGGAGGATAACCTAGAAGTGGTCGGACATGATTACTTGGTGAAGTCTGGACTCTCCGGTCAGCAGCAGAAAG GTAGGCCAGATGATAAAGACGAGGAAGACTACGATTCCGCCGACACGGATGAATTATTCGCTTCCAGGAAACCTCCACCGCAGGAGAAACTTACTCAACTCGCTGCAGAAGACATCTCaggaaacaacacagacaggaagagaaagacgaagaagaaaaataaagctggtgagcaagaggaagaggaggaaaagtaCGATTCATCAGATGCTGAAGAACACCTCCCCTCCAGAAAACCTTCCTCCTCACAGCACAGAGAGGATTCTGGGAAACAAGGCAGCAGCTCTGAGAACCAAAGTAAGAAGATGACAGTCCTCCCTGTTGTAAAACCCCCTTCCTCAGAATCAGATagtgatgaggaggatgatgatgaatcagatgatgatgaagatgatgaggagTTAGAATCagcagattcagattcagatttagATTATGAAGCCATGTTTTCTAATGTGACCCGTCTGGAGATCTCCCTGGCTGATCTACAGAAGCTCGCTGAAGCTTCCCAGGAAACCTCTGACACTACATCTCCCAGCATGCTCAGCGCACAAGAAACTAACCTCACGTCCGACCCCGCTGAACGACCTGCTCCCAAGAAAGGCACCATGCCGGAAGAAATCCTCGCTGCCATCATGGAGGAGGACAGCAGCGAAGACGAacggaagaagaaaaagaagaaaagaaaagacgtCACGGCGACGCTGCTGCCCGCCTTCCAGGGGACGAGAGCGCTGAATGAGGGATCAGAAACAGATGAGTgtcagaagagacagaaagaggaggaagaggagggaagtgcGGTCAAAAAACAGAAGCTGGACTCTGAAGCTTCTCAGCTGAATCACAAAGCAACAGACAGCAAAACCAGCAGAACTCTGAGcggacagaaacacacagaaacggataagatgatgtcacagagcagtgaggaagacgaggaggaggaggaggaggaagaggagaaaagggagGAGCTGGTGAAGAGCATGGGTACtccaaaagttttaaaaaaggctcCAACTAAAGTTCCAGTAAATGCTGAGAAAGCTGAAACTGGCTCCTCCTCTAgcagtgatgatgaggaggaggaggatgatgaggatgaggaagaggaggagaagataaaAGCCTCTCAGAGCGTTCTTACAGCTAAAGCTGCAGCAAAGGCTTCACCTtcatcctccagctcctccagtgaGGAAGACGAGGACGAGCAAGAGATTCCTTCTGCTAAAGATGCTGTGAAAGCAGCACCTCCCCCTGCTGCTGACAGCGAGTCCTCTTCCagcgaggaggaggatgaggaggaggatgaagaggagaaagtgCCTGCTCCTCCTCGGGTGGTGTTAGGGGctaaggaggaagaggagcggCAGAGGAAGGCCAACATGAGGAGGCTCGCTGCCgtccagcagagacagaaagaagctGAAGAACACAAGAAGCTCATCCAGGGAGCTCTGGCCAACCTG GACActccagcagcaggagcaggGAAACACATCGTTTTTGGCtctgacgatgatgatgatgatgatgatgatgaagatgatgatgaagataagCAGCAGACACCCTCAGAGGTCACAACGTCAAAGAAGACCCTGTTCCaggacagccaatcagaggacGAGTCTACAGATGATGAGGCAGCAGCCAATGAGAACGGCCCAACAAAAGAGAAG gtgCGTCTGAAGCCGTCGGGCCCTCAGCTGTTCGGCaacagtgaggatgaggaggatggcgatgaagaggaggatgacaGCAGGTTTGACATCAGGCCTCAGTTTGAAGGTCGAGCAGGACAGAAG CTGATGGAGCTGCAGTCTCGCTTCGGGACAGACGACCGTTTCCGGATGGATTCTCGATTcctggaggaggatgaggacaaagaggaggagTCAG AGAGGAAGACGAGCGTGACCGAGGAGGACGAGGCTcttgaggaggagaggaagaagaaccTGTCCATCTTGCAGAGCGTCCTCGGCAGCAGCCAACAAACCTGCAGCAGCAAGACAACCGTCAAAGCCAAGACCTTCAG agacGTCTCAGCGCTCCATTACGACCCCAGCAGAGAGGAACACGCTGCGTTTGAGACCAAAACAGACGAAACCAAGAAGGAGAG CAAGTCGGccaggaggaagaagagggaagaGGCTCAGAAGCTCCCTGACGTTTCTAAGGAGATTTTCTACGACGTGTCCGGAGACCTGAAGGCCCTGTTCGGTCAGACGAAGGATGACGTCgctggaggagaagagaagacgAGCTGGGaccaagaggaggaagaggaagaagtggaccaaggagggaaggaagaagAGCAGATCCCTctgtcatctctcctctcagcaGATACCAGCGCAAAGACAGAGGAGTCGTCTGGGTTTAAATTCTCCTTCTTTGGAGACGACACAGAGACAGGAAGTACAGAGACAG cagcagcagcagagtacAAGGTGGAGAGCATCCAAGCTCCAAAGGTGTCATGGCAACAAGACCCACGTTTACAAGACAGCAGCtcggaggaggaagaggaggaggaggaggaggaaca
- the nol8 gene encoding nucleolar protein 8 isoform X2 yields MRRLYVGGLSHSITQKDLKDRFGKFGVVEDVELRTRKDDEGVPYKTFGYININISDADLKKCMTVLNKSKWKGGTLQIETAKESFLHRLAEERQEAEEQRLQQPAAEDKRQKMLDSLSKAGVHDFTMKAAVPGTEIPGHKDWVVSKFGRVLPVLQLSCRKGSKARTLKYDPSKYSHNIRRLNPPTEDEPTPVAQLTWEVPGGDDDISKKRRGEFPPYQPPRPKKSRTDVVISRNAVGRIGFEKIESVNNTEAHRVTNGFELPTYHRLAQRRGALVADSDDDSDEEIRRLVAVQQSSHGALWQEAEEDNLEVVGHDYLVKSGLSGQQQKGRPDDKDEEDYDSADTDELFASRKPPPQEKLTQLAAEDISGNNTDRKRKTKKKNKAGEQEEEEEKYDSSDAEEHLPSRKPSSSQHREDSGKQGSSSENQSKKMTVLPVVKPPSSESDSDEEDDDESDDDEDDEELESADSDSDLDYEAMFSNVTRLEISLADLQKLAEASQETSDTTSPSMLSAQETNLTSDPAERPAPKKGTMPEEILAAIMEEDSSEDERKKKKKKRKDVTATLLPAFQGTRALNEGSETDECQKRQKEEEEEGSAVKKQKLDSEASQLNHKATDSKTSRTLSGQKHTETDKMMSQSSEEDEEEEEEEEEKREELVKSMGTPKVLKKAPTKVPVNAEKAETGSSSSSDDEEEEDDEDEEEEEKIKASQSVLTAKAAAKASPSSSSSSSEEDEDEQEIPSAKDAVKAAPPPAADSESSSSEEEDEEEDEEEKVPAPPRVVLGAKEEEERQRKANMRRLAAVQQRQKEAEEHKKLIQGALANLDTPAAGAGKHIVFGSDDDDDDDDDEDDDEDKQQTPSEVTTSKKTLFQDSQSEDESTDDEAAANENGPTKEKVRLKPSGPQLFGNSEDEEDGDEEEDDSRFDIRPQFEGRAGQKLMELQSRFGTDDRFRMDSRFLEEDEDKEEESERKTSVTEEDEALEEERKKNLSILQSVLGSSQQTCSSKTTVKAKTFRDVSALHYDPSREEHAAFETKTDETKKESKSARRKKREEAQKLPDVSKEIFYDVSGDLKALFGQTKDDVAGGEEKTSWDQEEEEEEVDQGGKEEEQIPLSSLLSADTSAKTEESSGFKFSFFGDDTETGSTETAAAEYKVESIQAPKVSWQQDPRLQDSSSEEEEEEEEEEHEEKISTVAKTTEEETPSKKELLFFFYPEDSRLTEGPRLFCRSSQLEEQREQWEEMRSALRQEYRKKHKDARRKLKSSHRS; encoded by the exons ATGCGGCGACTGTACGTCGGCGGGTTGAGCCACTCGATCACCCAGAAGGATCTGAAGGATCGATTTGGAAAGTTTGGAGTTGTGGAAGATGTGGAGCTCCGGACCAGGAAGGACGATGAAG GGGTTCCTTACAAAACATTCGGCTACATTAACATCAACATTTCAGACGCAGACCTGAAGAAAT GTATGACGGTGCTGAACAAATCGAAATGGAAAGGAGGAACTCTGCAGATTGAAACAGCCAAGGAGAGTTTCCTGCACAG ACTTGCTGAGGAGCGGCAGGAGGCGGAAGAACAGCGTCTCCAGCAGCCCGCAGCTGAGGACAAGAGACAGAAGATGCTGGACTCCCTGAGCAAAGCTGGTGTACACGACTTCACCATGAAGGCTGCGGTGCCGGGAACCGAAATACCAGGACATAAG GACTGGGTGGTCAGTAAATTCGGACGAGTCCTCCCCGTCCTGCAGCTCAGTTGTCGGAAAGGCAGCAAAGCTCGAACCCTGAAGTACGACCCGTCCAAGTACAGCCACAACATCCGCAGGCTGAATCCGCCCACCGAGGACGAGCCCACACCTGTCGCCCAGCTCACCTGGGAGGTACCGGGAGGAGATGATGACATCAGCAAGAAGAGGCGGGGCGAGTTCCCCCCATATCAGCCACCGAGACCCAAGAAGAGTCGGACAGACGTGGTCATCTCCCGTAATGCTGTCGGCAGAATCGG ATTCGAGAAGATTGAATCTGTCAACAACACCGAGGCTCATCGGGTCACCAACGGATTTGAACTACCAACCTACCACAGACTGGCTCAGAGGAGAGGGGCACTCGTAGCTGACAGTGACGACGATTCAGACGAGGAAATCCGCAGGCTGGTGGCGGTTCAGCAGAGCTCCCATGGTGCACTGTGGCAGGAAGCGGAGGAGGATAACCTAGAAGTGGTCGGACATGATTACTTGGTGAAGTCTGGACTCTCCGGTCAGCAGCAGAAAG GTAGGCCAGATGATAAAGACGAGGAAGACTACGATTCCGCCGACACGGATGAATTATTCGCTTCCAGGAAACCTCCACCGCAGGAGAAACTTACTCAACTCGCTGCAGAAGACATCTCaggaaacaacacagacaggaagagaaagacgaagaagaaaaataaagctggtgagcaagaggaagaggaggaaaagtaCGATTCATCAGATGCTGAAGAACACCTCCCCTCCAGAAAACCTTCCTCCTCACAGCACAGAGAGGATTCTGGGAAACAAGGCAGCAGCTCTGAGAACCAAAGTAAGAAGATGACAGTCCTCCCTGTTGTAAAACCCCCTTCCTCAGAATCAGATagtgatgaggaggatgatgatgaatcagatgatgatgaagatgatgaggagTTAGAATCagcagattcagattcagatttagATTATGAAGCCATGTTTTCTAATGTGACCCGTCTGGAGATCTCCCTGGCTGATCTACAGAAGCTCGCTGAAGCTTCCCAGGAAACCTCTGACACTACATCTCCCAGCATGCTCAGCGCACAAGAAACTAACCTCACGTCCGACCCCGCTGAACGACCTGCTCCCAAGAAAGGCACCATGCCGGAAGAAATCCTCGCTGCCATCATGGAGGAGGACAGCAGCGAAGACGAacggaagaagaaaaagaagaaaagaaaagacgtCACGGCGACGCTGCTGCCCGCCTTCCAGGGGACGAGAGCGCTGAATGAGGGATCAGAAACAGATGAGTgtcagaagagacagaaagaggaggaagaggagggaagtgcGGTCAAAAAACAGAAGCTGGACTCTGAAGCTTCTCAGCTGAATCACAAAGCAACAGACAGCAAAACCAGCAGAACTCTGAGcggacagaaacacacagaaacggataagatgatgtcacagagcagtgaggaagacgaggaggaggaggaggaggaagaggagaaaagggagGAGCTGGTGAAGAGCATGGGTACtccaaaagttttaaaaaaggctcCAACTAAAGTTCCAGTAAATGCTGAGAAAGCTGAAACTGGCTCCTCCTCTAgcagtgatgatgaggaggaggaggatgatgaggatgaggaagaggaggagaagataaaAGCCTCTCAGAGCGTTCTTACAGCTAAAGCTGCAGCAAAGGCTTCACCTtcatcctccagctcctccagtgaGGAAGACGAGGACGAGCAAGAGATTCCTTCTGCTAAAGATGCTGTGAAAGCAGCACCTCCCCCTGCTGCTGACAGCGAGTCCTCTTCCagcgaggaggaggatgaggaggaggatgaagaggagaaagtgCCTGCTCCTCCTCGGGTGGTGTTAGGGGctaaggaggaagaggagcggCAGAGGAAGGCCAACATGAGGAGGCTCGCTGCCgtccagcagagacagaaagaagctGAAGAACACAAGAAGCTCATCCAGGGAGCTCTGGCCAACCTG GACActccagcagcaggagcaggGAAACACATCGTTTTTGGCtctgacgatgatgatgatgatgatgatgatgaagatgatgatgaagataagCAGCAGACACCCTCAGAGGTCACAACGTCAAAGAAGACCCTGTTCCaggacagccaatcagaggacGAGTCTACAGATGATGAGGCAGCAGCCAATGAGAACGGCCCAACAAAAGAGAAG gtgCGTCTGAAGCCGTCGGGCCCTCAGCTGTTCGGCaacagtgaggatgaggaggatggcgatgaagaggaggatgacaGCAGGTTTGACATCAGGCCTCAGTTTGAAGGTCGAGCAGGACAGAAG CTGATGGAGCTGCAGTCTCGCTTCGGGACAGACGACCGTTTCCGGATGGATTCTCGATTcctggaggaggatgaggacaaagaggaggagTCAG AGAGGAAGACGAGCGTGACCGAGGAGGACGAGGCTcttgaggaggagaggaagaagaaccTGTCCATCTTGCAGAGCGTCCTCGGCAGCAGCCAACAAACCTGCAGCAGCAAGACAACCGTCAAAGCCAAGACCTTCAG agacGTCTCAGCGCTCCATTACGACCCCAGCAGAGAGGAACACGCTGCGTTTGAGACCAAAACAGACGAAACCAAGAAGGAGAG CAAGTCGGccaggaggaagaagagggaagaGGCTCAGAAGCTCCCTGACGTTTCTAAGGAGATTTTCTACGACGTGTCCGGAGACCTGAAGGCCCTGTTCGGTCAGACGAAGGATGACGTCgctggaggagaagagaagacgAGCTGGGaccaagaggaggaagaggaagaagtggaccaaggagggaaggaagaagAGCAGATCCCTctgtcatctctcctctcagcaGATACCAGCGCAAAGACAGAGGAGTCGTCTGGGTTTAAATTCTCCTTCTTTGGAGACGACACAGAGACAGGAAGTACAGAGACAG cagcagcagagtacAAGGTGGAGAGCATCCAAGCTCCAAAGGTGTCATGGCAACAAGACCCACGTTTACAAGACAGCAGCtcggaggaggaagaggaggaggaggaggaggaaca
- the nol8 gene encoding nucleolar protein 8 isoform X3, whose product MRRLYVGGLSHSITQKDLKDRFGKFGVVEDVELRTRKDDEGVPYKTFGYININISDADLKKCMTVLNKSKWKGGTLQIETAKESFLHRLAEERQEAEEQRLQQPAAEDKRQKMLDSLSKAGVHDFTMKAAVPGTEIPGHKDWVVSKFGRVLPVLQLSCRKGSKARTLKYDPSKYSHNIRRLNPPTEDEPTPVAQLTWEVPGGDDDISKKRRGEFPPYQPPRPKKSRTDVVISRNAVGRIGFEKIESVNNTEAHRVTNGFELPTYHRLAQRRGALVADSDDDSDEEIRRLVAVQQSSHGALWQEAEEDNLEVVGHDYLVKSGLSGQQQKGRPDDKDEEDYDSADTDELFASRKPPPQEKLTQLAAEDISGNNTDRKRKTKKKNKAGEQEEEEEKYDSSDAEEHLPSRKPSSSQHREDSGKQGSSSENQSKKMTVLPVVKPPSSESDSDEEDDDESDDDEDDEELESADSDSDLDYEAMFSNVTRLEISLADLQKLAEASQETSDTTSPSMLSAQETNLTSDPAERPAPKKGTMPEEILAAIMEEDSSEDERKKKKKKRKDVTATLLPAFQGTRALNEGSETDECQKRQKEEEEEGSAVKKQKLDSEASQLNHKATDSKTSRTLSGQKHTETDKMMSQSSEEDEEEEEEEEEKREELVKSMGTPKVLKKAPTKVPVNAEKAETGSSSSSDDEEEEDDEDEEEEEKIKASQSVLTAKAAAKASPSSSSSSSEEDEDEQEIPSAKDAVKAAPPPAADSESSSSEEEDEEEDEEEKVPAPPRVVLGAKEEEERQRKANMRRLAAVQQRQKEAEEHKKLIQGALANLDTPAAGAGKHIVFGSDDDDDDDDDEDDDEDKQQTPSEVTTSKKTLFQDSQSEDESTDDEAAANENGPTKEKVRLKPSGPQLFGNSEDEEDGDEEEDDSRFDIRPQFEGRAGQKLMELQSRFGTDDRFRMDSRFLEEDEDKEEESERKTSVTEEDEALEEERKKNLSILQSVLGSSQQTCSSKTTVKAKTFRDVSALHYDPSREEHAAFETKTDETKKESKSARRKKREEAQKLPDVSKEIFYDVSGDLKALFGQTKDDVAGGEEKTSWDQEEEEEEVDQGGKEEEQIPLSSLLSADTSAKTEESSGFKFSFFGDDTETGSTETAAEYKVESIQAPKVSWQQDPRLQDSSSEEEEEEEEEEHEEKISTVAKTTEEETPSKKELLFFFYPEDSRLTEGPRLFCRSSQLEEQREQWEEMRSALRQEYRKKHKDARRKLKSSHRS is encoded by the exons ATGCGGCGACTGTACGTCGGCGGGTTGAGCCACTCGATCACCCAGAAGGATCTGAAGGATCGATTTGGAAAGTTTGGAGTTGTGGAAGATGTGGAGCTCCGGACCAGGAAGGACGATGAAG GGGTTCCTTACAAAACATTCGGCTACATTAACATCAACATTTCAGACGCAGACCTGAAGAAAT GTATGACGGTGCTGAACAAATCGAAATGGAAAGGAGGAACTCTGCAGATTGAAACAGCCAAGGAGAGTTTCCTGCACAG ACTTGCTGAGGAGCGGCAGGAGGCGGAAGAACAGCGTCTCCAGCAGCCCGCAGCTGAGGACAAGAGACAGAAGATGCTGGACTCCCTGAGCAAAGCTGGTGTACACGACTTCACCATGAAGGCTGCGGTGCCGGGAACCGAAATACCAGGACATAAG GACTGGGTGGTCAGTAAATTCGGACGAGTCCTCCCCGTCCTGCAGCTCAGTTGTCGGAAAGGCAGCAAAGCTCGAACCCTGAAGTACGACCCGTCCAAGTACAGCCACAACATCCGCAGGCTGAATCCGCCCACCGAGGACGAGCCCACACCTGTCGCCCAGCTCACCTGGGAGGTACCGGGAGGAGATGATGACATCAGCAAGAAGAGGCGGGGCGAGTTCCCCCCATATCAGCCACCGAGACCCAAGAAGAGTCGGACAGACGTGGTCATCTCCCGTAATGCTGTCGGCAGAATCGG ATTCGAGAAGATTGAATCTGTCAACAACACCGAGGCTCATCGGGTCACCAACGGATTTGAACTACCAACCTACCACAGACTGGCTCAGAGGAGAGGGGCACTCGTAGCTGACAGTGACGACGATTCAGACGAGGAAATCCGCAGGCTGGTGGCGGTTCAGCAGAGCTCCCATGGTGCACTGTGGCAGGAAGCGGAGGAGGATAACCTAGAAGTGGTCGGACATGATTACTTGGTGAAGTCTGGACTCTCCGGTCAGCAGCAGAAAG GTAGGCCAGATGATAAAGACGAGGAAGACTACGATTCCGCCGACACGGATGAATTATTCGCTTCCAGGAAACCTCCACCGCAGGAGAAACTTACTCAACTCGCTGCAGAAGACATCTCaggaaacaacacagacaggaagagaaagacgaagaagaaaaataaagctggtgagcaagaggaagaggaggaaaagtaCGATTCATCAGATGCTGAAGAACACCTCCCCTCCAGAAAACCTTCCTCCTCACAGCACAGAGAGGATTCTGGGAAACAAGGCAGCAGCTCTGAGAACCAAAGTAAGAAGATGACAGTCCTCCCTGTTGTAAAACCCCCTTCCTCAGAATCAGATagtgatgaggaggatgatgatgaatcagatgatgatgaagatgatgaggagTTAGAATCagcagattcagattcagatttagATTATGAAGCCATGTTTTCTAATGTGACCCGTCTGGAGATCTCCCTGGCTGATCTACAGAAGCTCGCTGAAGCTTCCCAGGAAACCTCTGACACTACATCTCCCAGCATGCTCAGCGCACAAGAAACTAACCTCACGTCCGACCCCGCTGAACGACCTGCTCCCAAGAAAGGCACCATGCCGGAAGAAATCCTCGCTGCCATCATGGAGGAGGACAGCAGCGAAGACGAacggaagaagaaaaagaagaaaagaaaagacgtCACGGCGACGCTGCTGCCCGCCTTCCAGGGGACGAGAGCGCTGAATGAGGGATCAGAAACAGATGAGTgtcagaagagacagaaagaggaggaagaggagggaagtgcGGTCAAAAAACAGAAGCTGGACTCTGAAGCTTCTCAGCTGAATCACAAAGCAACAGACAGCAAAACCAGCAGAACTCTGAGcggacagaaacacacagaaacggataagatgatgtcacagagcagtgaggaagacgaggaggaggaggaggaggaagaggagaaaagggagGAGCTGGTGAAGAGCATGGGTACtccaaaagttttaaaaaaggctcCAACTAAAGTTCCAGTAAATGCTGAGAAAGCTGAAACTGGCTCCTCCTCTAgcagtgatgatgaggaggaggaggatgatgaggatgaggaagaggaggagaagataaaAGCCTCTCAGAGCGTTCTTACAGCTAAAGCTGCAGCAAAGGCTTCACCTtcatcctccagctcctccagtgaGGAAGACGAGGACGAGCAAGAGATTCCTTCTGCTAAAGATGCTGTGAAAGCAGCACCTCCCCCTGCTGCTGACAGCGAGTCCTCTTCCagcgaggaggaggatgaggaggaggatgaagaggagaaagtgCCTGCTCCTCCTCGGGTGGTGTTAGGGGctaaggaggaagaggagcggCAGAGGAAGGCCAACATGAGGAGGCTCGCTGCCgtccagcagagacagaaagaagctGAAGAACACAAGAAGCTCATCCAGGGAGCTCTGGCCAACCTG GACActccagcagcaggagcaggGAAACACATCGTTTTTGGCtctgacgatgatgatgatgatgatgatgatgaagatgatgatgaagataagCAGCAGACACCCTCAGAGGTCACAACGTCAAAGAAGACCCTGTTCCaggacagccaatcagaggacGAGTCTACAGATGATGAGGCAGCAGCCAATGAGAACGGCCCAACAAAAGAGAAG gtgCGTCTGAAGCCGTCGGGCCCTCAGCTGTTCGGCaacagtgaggatgaggaggatggcgatgaagaggaggatgacaGCAGGTTTGACATCAGGCCTCAGTTTGAAGGTCGAGCAGGACAGAAG CTGATGGAGCTGCAGTCTCGCTTCGGGACAGACGACCGTTTCCGGATGGATTCTCGATTcctggaggaggatgaggacaaagaggaggagTCAG AGAGGAAGACGAGCGTGACCGAGGAGGACGAGGCTcttgaggaggagaggaagaagaaccTGTCCATCTTGCAGAGCGTCCTCGGCAGCAGCCAACAAACCTGCAGCAGCAAGACAACCGTCAAAGCCAAGACCTTCAG agacGTCTCAGCGCTCCATTACGACCCCAGCAGAGAGGAACACGCTGCGTTTGAGACCAAAACAGACGAAACCAAGAAGGAGAG CAAGTCGGccaggaggaagaagagggaagaGGCTCAGAAGCTCCCTGACGTTTCTAAGGAGATTTTCTACGACGTGTCCGGAGACCTGAAGGCCCTGTTCGGTCAGACGAAGGATGACGTCgctggaggagaagagaagacgAGCTGGGaccaagaggaggaagaggaagaagtggaccaaggagggaaggaagaagAGCAGATCCCTctgtcatctctcctctcagcaGATACCAGCGCAAAGACAGAGGAGTCGTCTGGGTTTAAATTCTCCTTCTTTGGAGACGACACAGAGACAGGAAGTACAGAGACAG cagcagagtacAAGGTGGAGAGCATCCAAGCTCCAAAGGTGTCATGGCAACAAGACCCACGTTTACAAGACAGCAGCtcggaggaggaagaggaggaggaggaggaggaaca